GCGAGCGGCATCGACACCGCCCATGTGCGCACCGCGCCCGGTCTGGCCTCGGGCGTCGCGCCGATCTTTGTCGAACGCTCGGGCGAGAATGCGATCCTGATCGTCAAGGGCGCCAATGCCGCCCTGTCGCCCGCCGATGTGGACGCGGCCGAGGAGGCGCTGGCCGCCTGCGACGTGATCCTGCTGCAACTCGAGGTGCCGCTCGAAACCGTCTATCACACCATCGCGCTGGCCGCGCGGCGGGGGGTGCGCTGCGTGCTGAACCCCGCCCCGGCGGCGCGCGATCTGGACCTGTCGCGGCTGGCCGGCCTCAGCTTCTTCACCCCCAATGAGACGGAACTGTCGGTGCTGACCGGCATGCCCGCGGGCGGCGAGGCGGAAATCGCCGCCGCCGCCCGCAGCCTGATCGCCAAGGGCATCGGGCAGGTCGTGGTGACGCTGGGCGGGCGCGGGGCGCGGCTGGTGACGGCGGACGGGGTTCAGGCGATCGCGCCGGTGTCGGTCACGCCCGTGGACACCACCGGGGCGGGCGATGCCTTCATCGGCAGCTTTGCCCATTTCCTCGCCGCCGGGCAGGGGGCGCCGGCGGCGCTGGCCCGCGCGGCGCGCTATGCGGCCCTGTCCGTGACGCGGCGCGGCACCCAGGCATCCTATGCCGCCCCGGACGAATTCGCCGCCTTCTGCGAGGCCCATCCATGAACGACGCGCGCAACCCCGGCACGCCCCTGACCCCCGACTGGTTCGAGGGCGTGACCGTCAACCGCAGCGCCGCCGAACGCCGCACCGCCCAGATCCCCGCCCGGCGCAGCGTGAAGAAGGATCACCAGGCCGCCTGGCTGATCCATGCGATCCGCTGCATCGACCTGACGACGCTGGCGGGCGATGACACCGCCGAACGGGTGCGGCGCCTGTGCGCCAAGGCCCGCCAGCCGGTGCGCCCCGACATCCAGGCCGCGCTGGGGCTGGCGGAGGAACGCATCGCCACCGCCGCCGTCTGCGTCTATCCGACCATGGTGCCCCATGCCGTCGCGGCGCTGGCGGGCAGCGGCATCCCCGTCGCCTCGGTCGCCACCGGCTTTCCCGCCGGGCTGATGCCGCTGCCGCTGCGGCTGGCGGAAATCCGCTGGTGCGTCGAGCAGGGGGCGGCGGAAATCGACATCGTCATCACCCGCGAACACGCCCTGCGCGGCGACTGGCCCGCGCTTTACGACGAGATCGCGGCGATGCGCGAGGCCTGCGGCGATGCGCACATGAAGGCGATCCTGGCCACCGGGGAACTGGGGTCGCTGACCACCGTTCATGCCGCGTCGATGGTTGCGATGCAGGCGGGGGCGGATTTCATCAAGACCTCGACCGGCAAGGAAACCGAGAACGCCACCCTGCCCGTCGCCCTGACCATGATCCGGGCCTTGCGCGACTATCAGGGCAGGACCGGCCACGCCGTCGGCTTCAAGCCCGCGGGCGGGCTGCGTTCGGCCAAGGAGGCGATGGTCTGGCTGTCCCTGATCCGCGAGGAGCTGGGCCTGCGCGCGATGCAGCCGGACCTGTTCCGCATCGGCGCATCCTCGATGCTGGGCGACATCGAACGGCAACTGGAACACCACGTCACCGGGCGTTACGCCGCCCAGTCCCACCACCCGATCGGTTGAGGCGCCCATGAGCATCCGCGAGATCCTGACGACGCTCGATTACGGCCCCGCGCCCGAGGATGCCTCGGCCGTGCGCGGCTGGCTGGCCGCCCGTGACGGCTGGGGACAGTTCATCGACGGCGCCTTCACCGCCCACGACCCGGCCCGCGCCATCGCGGTCGAGAACCCCGCGACGGGCGAGGTCATCGCCGCCGTCACCGCCGCGGACGCGGCCGAGCTGGACCGCGCCGTCGCCGCCGCAACCCGCGCCCTGCCCGGCTGGCAGGCGCTGGGTCCGACGGGGCGGGCGCGGTTCCTCTATGCCCTCGCCCGCGCGGTGCAGAAGCGCGAGCGGTTCCTGTCGGTGCTCGAGACGATCGACAACGGCAAGCCGATCCGCGAAAGCCGCGACATCGACATCCCGCTCGTCGCGCGCCATTTCTATCACCACGCCGGCTGGGCCGCCGCCCTGCCCGCGATGTTTCCGGGGATGGAACCGGTCGGCGTGTGCGCGCAGGTCATCCCGTGGAACTTTCCGCTGCTGATGCTGGCGTGGAAGGTCGCGCCGGCACTGGCGGCCGGCAACACGGTCGTTCTGAAACCGGCCGAACAGACGCCGCTGACGGCGCTGGCCTTTGCCGAGATCTGCGCCGAAATCGGCCTGCCCGCCGGGGTGCTGAACATCGTCACCGGCGCGGGCGAGACGGGGGCGGCGCTGGTTTCGCATCCGGGCATCGCCAAGGTTGCCTTCACCGGCTCGACCGAGGTCGGCCGGGCGATCCGCCGCGCCACCGCCGGGCAGGGCAAGTCGCTGACGCTGGAGCTGGGCGGCAAGTCGCCCTTCATCGTCTTTGCGAGCGCCGATCTGGATGCCGCGGTCGAAGGCGTTGTGGACGGCATCTGGTTCAACGGCGGGCAGGTCTGCTGCGCCGGATCGCGCCTGCTGGTGCAGGAACCCCTCGCCGAACGGTTCCAGGCGCGGCTGGCGGCGCGGCTGGCCGGCTTGCGCGTCGGCGATCCGCTGGACAAGTCCACCGACATCGGCGCCATCGTCTCGGCCGAGCAATTGTCGCGCATCAACGGCCTGCTGAACATCGGCCGGGCCGAGGGGGCAGTGATCCATCAGTCGGGACCGGTGCCCGAGGGCGGGCATTTCTGCGCGCCGGGCTTTGTCACCGGCGCGGCTACCGCATCCACCCTGCAGACGGTCGAAATCTTCGGCCCCATCGCCACGCTGACGACCTTCCGCACCCCGGACGAGGCGGTGGAACTGGCCAACAACACCGCCTATGGCCTTGCCGCATCCATCTGGGCGCAGGACATCGACACGGCGATGGACGCGGCGGCAAAGGTGAAGGCGGGCGTCGTCTGGATCAACGGCACCAACCTGTTCGACGCCGCCGCCCCCTTTGGCGGCATGCGCGAAAGCGGTTTCGGCCGCGAGGGCGGGGCCGAGGGGATGCTGGCCTATCTGCGCCGCCCCGGCGCGGATGACGTGGCTGACGACGGGGCCGAGGCCGGGCCGGTGGATCTTTCCCCCGCGCCCGCCCCGGCGTCGGGCATGCGGGGCAATGACGCCCCGGCGCTGGACCGCACGATCAAGCTGTTCATCGGCGGCAGGCAGGTGCGCGCCGATGGCGGGGCCAGCTATGCGCTGCGCGGCCCGCAGGGCGTCTTTGGCGCGGCCGCGCTGGGGGGCCGCAAGGACATCCGCAACGCCGTCGAGGCGGCGCGCAAGGCCGCCGGCTGGTCATCGCAGGCCGGCCACAACCGCGCGCAGGTGCTGTGGTTCATGGCCGAGAACATGGACCAGCGGCGCGAAACCCTGGCCCGCGCCCTGGCCCTGACCGGCACCCCGGATGCCGAGGCCGAGATCGCCGCCAGCATCGACCGCCTGGGCCTGATCGCGGGGCTGGCCGACAAGCTGGCGGGCCGCGTGCAATCCACCCGCGCGCGGCACCTGACCGTTTCGCTCGCCGAGCCGTGGGGGGTGATGGGGCTGGCCTGCCCGCATCGCCAGCCGCTTTTGTCGATGGTGACGATGATCGGCGCGGCTATCGCCATGGGCAACCGCGTGGTCTGCATCCCCGATCCGCGGCAGGCATGGCTCGCGGCCGATCTGGCCCAGCTGTGCGACAGCTCGGACGTGCCGGGGGGCGTGGTGAACCTGGTGACCGGCGATTCCGCGGCGCTGGCCGAGGTGCTGGCGCTGCATGACGATGTGGACGCGCTGTGGCACCAGGGCGCGCCCGGCCTGACCGCGCGGCTGGAGGCGGCCGCCGCCGGCAACCTCAAGCCGGTGATCCGCCACGCCGTCGCCGACTGGGCGATGGACCCGGCGGCGCTGCTGGCGCTGATCGCGGCCGGGCAGCAGGTCAAGACGATCTGGGTGCCCTACGGGGCGTGACAGGGCGTCGCGGCCCTGTGCGCGCGCGCCCCGCGCCTGCGGATGGCGGGCGGCCCTGATCTGCCGCCCGGCGAAGGGCGCGGCGCTGTCGATCAGCCGCGCCGCGATGCGGCCTTGCCCGCCGCCCGCGCCGATGCCCGTGGCAGCTTGCAGGGCGTGGCCTTCGGCCGGCGCGTCGATTGCCGCGGAGCGGACATAGCGCCCCCATGACCGGGCGATCGGGCAGGGCAGGGCAGGATGCGAGGGGGCTGGACGGCAGCGCCGCAGTGAACTAGGTTGATCTGACTAAGCCCGGATTGGTGCCATGAAGACAGTCAACATGCATGAGGCCAAGACCCACCTGTCGCGCCTGGTCGAGGAGGCCGTGCGCGGCGAGCCGTTCGTCATCGCGCGCGCGGGAAAGCCCATGGTCCGCGTGGCGGTGATCGAGGATGTGCCCCCGCCGCGGCTGGGTTTCCTGGCCGGGGCCTTCACCGTCCCCGAGGATTTCGACCGCATGGGCGCGGACGTGATCGCCGCGATGTTCCAGGGCGACGAACCCGCATGAACCTGCTGATCGACACGCATCTGCTGCTGTGGGCGGCGGCCCAGCCCGACAGGCTGCCCGCCGAGGCGCGGCGGCGGATGCTCGATCCGGCCGCGGCCTTGCATTTCAGCGTCGCCTCCCTGTGGGAGGTGGCGATCAAGCGCGCCCTGAACCGCCCCGATTTCCGTGTCGATCCGGGGCCGCTGCGCGCCGGCCTGCTGGCCAGTGGCTATCTGGAGCTGCCGGTCGAGGGGCGCCATGTCCTGGGGCTGGCAACCCTGCCGAGGCACCATGCAGACCCCTTTGACCGCATCCTGATCGCCCAGGCCGCGGCCGAGGGCATGACGCTGCTGACCGTGGACGAGGCGATGGAGCCTTATGGCGGGCCGGTCCTGCGGCTTTAGCGCGCAAGGATCGGGCATCACGGAAAGGCGCGCCCGCCCTGCGCCAGGGCTGCCCTTGTGCATCCGGGCGAGCCGCGCTGCGGCCGCTTTCGGCGCATCGGGCGGCGCGCGGCGTCCGGGCGCGTGCCGCGCCGCCCCAGGGGGGCAGGGGGATGGTGCGCCCCCCCCCGGCCAGGATGCGGCCCGCCGGGGCGATCGCGCGCATCCGGCAGGGCGCCACCCGAAAGCCGCATCCGCGTTGCCGCCATGGCCTGCGCCGGCCCCTCTGCGCCCGAGGGGCCCGCCCCGCCTATGGCCCCGCCGGCCCTTCGTCCTCCGGGCCGATCACGCTGTCCTGGCCAAGCCAGGCGGGATTTTCCGCATACATGTCGCGGATCAGTGCCCTGACCAGCTTCAGCTGATCAGAGCTGTCGCCCATCCGGTGGCTGAGGATGACGGGGGACAGCGCGCCCGGGTCGCTGATCGGGCGATAATGCACATCCGACCGCATCTGCCGGGCCGATGAGGGGATGATGCACAGCCCCGCCTCGGCCGCGACCAGACCCAGCGCGGTCTGGATCTCGCGCACCTCCTGCACCTCGCCGGGGCGGATGGCGGCGCCGGTGAACAGGCCAAAGACGAAATCGGCATAGCTGGGGCGCGGCTCCTTGGGATAGACGATCAGCGTCTGCCCCGCCAGTTCGGCCAGCGCGACCGGCTCTGCCCCATGGGCAAGCGGGTTGCCGGGGGGCAGGGCTGCGACAAGGCGTTCCTTGCGCAGCACGGTGCCCGCGACATTGGGATCGCTATGGGGCAGGCGGCCGAAGCCGATATCGATCCGGCCTTCCTTCAGCGCGGCGATCTGCTGGATCGACAGCATCTCCAGCAGCCGGATATCGAGATCGGGCGCATGTTCGCGCAGCTTGCGGACCAGCAGGGGAAGCCCGCCGTAAAGGGTGGATGCGACAAAGCCGATCGACAGGACCCTGTTGCGGTTGAGCCCGACGCGCCGCGTCGCCTCGACCATCTGCTCGACCCGGCCCAGCACCTGCAGGGCCTGTTCATAGAAAAGCCGCCCCGAACCGGTCAGCTGCACGGGCCGGCTTGACCGCAGCAGCAGCACGACGCCCAGCTCATCCTCCAGCAGCTGGATCTGGCGGCTCAGCGCGGGCTGGGCGATGTGCAGCACCTCGGCGGCACGGGTATAGTTGCGTTCGCGGGCGACGGCCACGAAATAGCGCAATTGCCGCAGATCCATCCCGATGTCCTTTCGCCGTGAATGAACAAAGCCCCTTTTCAAATATTCTGCAGCGCAGAAAATCCGTGATACAGAATTGATTTATTATCTTAATACTTTTTCAATATAGTTCAAAAGCCAAATAGTCTTGGACCGGCAGGATCACCCTCCCCCATCCTCGGGGCATGAACCAGATCCTCACCCCCGCCCGCAGCCTCAGCGCCGCCCCCGTGATCGAGCGGGTCGAGACGGTGCTGGTCGATCTGCCCACCATCCGCCCGCACAAGCTCTCGGTCGCCACGATGAACGGCCAGACGCTGATGCTGGTGAAAATCCACTGCAGCGACGGCGTGACCGGCATCGGCGAGGGCACGACCATCGGCGGGCTGGCCTATGGCGCCGAAAGCCCCGAGGGGATGAAGCTGGCGGTCGATACCTATTTCGCGCCGCTGCTGGCCGGCCAGGACGCGACGCGCATCGCCCCGGCGATGGACCGCATCGGCAAGATGGTCAAGGACAACCGCTTTGCCAAATGCGCCGTCGAAACCGCCCTGCTGGATGCGCAGGGCAAGCGGCTGGGCCTGCCGGTCAGCGAATTGCTGGGGGGGCGGCGGCGCGAGCGGCTGCCGGTGGCCTGGACGCTGGCCTCGGGCGACACGGGCCGCGACATCGACGAGGCGGAACGGATGCTGGACCTGCGCCGGCACCGCATCTTCAAGCTCAAGATCGGGGCGCGCCCGGTTGCCGAGGACGTGGCCCATGTCGCCGCGATCAAGCGCGCCCTGGGCGAGCGCGCCGCCGTGCGCGTCGATGTGAACATGGCCTGGAGCGAGACGGATGCCGCCCGCGGCATGGCCGCGCTGGCCGATGCGGGCTGCGAGCTGGTCGAACAGCCCGTCGGCTCGGCCGCGGCGCTGGGGCGGCTGGTGCGCCGCTTTCCGGTGGCGCTGATGGCCGACGAATCCCTGACCGGGCCGGAATCGGCCTTTGCGATCGCCCGCGACAACGCCGCCGATGTCTTCGCCATCAAGATCGAGCAGAGCGGCGGGCTGACGGGCGCGCAGCGCGTCGCGGCGATCGCCGATGCCGCCGGTATCGGGCTTTACGGCGGCACCATGCTGGAAGGCGGGGTCGGCACCATCGCCTCGGCCCAGGTCTTTGCGACCTTCGCCAACCTGCAATGGGGGACCGAACTTTTCGGCCCGCTGCTGCTGACCGAGGAAATCCTGCGCACGCCGCTGGATTACAGCGATTTCGAGCTGACCGTGCCCTCGGGGCCGGGGCTGGGGATCGAGCTGGACGACGAGCGCGTGCGCTTCTTTGCCCGCGACGGGTTCGCCCGCAAGCCGCGATAGGAGGCTGTGATGCTGTTTCACGTCCGCATGGATGTCCACCTGCCGCGCGATCTGCCGCCCGAGGAGGCGGCCGAGATCCTGGCGCGGGAAAAGGCCTATTCGCAGGCGCTCCAGCACAGCGGCAAGTGGCGCCATATCTGGCGCCTGGCCGGCGAATACGCGAATTTCAGCATCTTCG
Above is a genomic segment from Paracoccus contaminans containing:
- a CDS encoding muconate/chloromuconate family cycloisomerase; translation: MNQILTPARSLSAAPVIERVETVLVDLPTIRPHKLSVATMNGQTLMLVKIHCSDGVTGIGEGTTIGGLAYGAESPEGMKLAVDTYFAPLLAGQDATRIAPAMDRIGKMVKDNRFAKCAVETALLDAQGKRLGLPVSELLGGRRRERLPVAWTLASGDTGRDIDEAERMLDLRRHRIFKLKIGARPVAEDVAHVAAIKRALGERAAVRVDVNMAWSETDAARGMAALADAGCELVEQPVGSAAALGRLVRRFPVALMADESLTGPESAFAIARDNAADVFAIKIEQSGGLTGAQRVAAIADAAGIGLYGGTMLEGGVGTIASAQVFATFANLQWGTELFGPLLLTEEILRTPLDYSDFELTVPSGPGLGIELDDERVRFFARDGFARKPR
- a CDS encoding type II toxin-antitoxin system Phd/YefM family antitoxin; the protein is MKTVNMHEAKTHLSRLVEEAVRGEPFVIARAGKPMVRVAVIEDVPPPRLGFLAGAFTVPEDFDRMGADVIAAMFQGDEPA
- a CDS encoding type II toxin-antitoxin system VapC family toxin; the protein is MNLLIDTHLLLWAAAQPDRLPAEARRRMLDPAAALHFSVASLWEVAIKRALNRPDFRVDPGPLRAGLLASGYLELPVEGRHVLGLATLPRHHADPFDRILIAQAAAEGMTLLTVDEAMEPYGGPVLRL
- the rbsK gene encoding ribokinase, whose amino-acid sequence is MSGRIGVVGSNMIDLVTYIDRMPGPGETVEAPDFAIGFGGKGANQAVAAARLGSRVTMVTRVGDDMFGPRQLENFRASGIDTAHVRTAPGLASGVAPIFVERSGENAILIVKGANAALSPADVDAAEEALAACDVILLQLEVPLETVYHTIALAARRGVRCVLNPAPAARDLDLSRLAGLSFFTPNETELSVLTGMPAGGEAEIAAAARSLIAKGIGQVVVTLGGRGARLVTADGVQAIAPVSVTPVDTTGAGDAFIGSFAHFLAAGQGAPAALARAARYAALSVTRRGTQASYAAPDEFAAFCEAHP
- a CDS encoding aldehyde dehydrogenase family protein, which gives rise to MSIREILTTLDYGPAPEDASAVRGWLAARDGWGQFIDGAFTAHDPARAIAVENPATGEVIAAVTAADAAELDRAVAAATRALPGWQALGPTGRARFLYALARAVQKRERFLSVLETIDNGKPIRESRDIDIPLVARHFYHHAGWAAALPAMFPGMEPVGVCAQVIPWNFPLLMLAWKVAPALAAGNTVVLKPAEQTPLTALAFAEICAEIGLPAGVLNIVTGAGETGAALVSHPGIAKVAFTGSTEVGRAIRRATAGQGKSLTLELGGKSPFIVFASADLDAAVEGVVDGIWFNGGQVCCAGSRLLVQEPLAERFQARLAARLAGLRVGDPLDKSTDIGAIVSAEQLSRINGLLNIGRAEGAVIHQSGPVPEGGHFCAPGFVTGAATASTLQTVEIFGPIATLTTFRTPDEAVELANNTAYGLAASIWAQDIDTAMDAAAKVKAGVVWINGTNLFDAAAPFGGMRESGFGREGGAEGMLAYLRRPGADDVADDGAEAGPVDLSPAPAPASGMRGNDAPALDRTIKLFIGGRQVRADGGASYALRGPQGVFGAAALGGRKDIRNAVEAARKAAGWSSQAGHNRAQVLWFMAENMDQRRETLARALALTGTPDAEAEIAASIDRLGLIAGLADKLAGRVQSTRARHLTVSLAEPWGVMGLACPHRQPLLSMVTMIGAAIAMGNRVVCIPDPRQAWLAADLAQLCDSSDVPGGVVNLVTGDSAALAEVLALHDDVDALWHQGAPGLTARLEAAAAGNLKPVIRHAVADWAMDPAALLALIAAGQQVKTIWVPYGA
- the catC gene encoding muconolactone Delta-isomerase is translated as MLFHVRMDVHLPRDLPPEEAAEILAREKAYSQALQHSGKWRHIWRLAGEYANFSIFDVQDNAELHEILTGLPLFRFMKITVTPLLRHPSSIREDDS
- a CDS encoding LysR family transcriptional regulator — encoded protein: MDLRQLRYFVAVARERNYTRAAEVLHIAQPALSRQIQLLEDELGVVLLLRSSRPVQLTGSGRLFYEQALQVLGRVEQMVEATRRVGLNRNRVLSIGFVASTLYGGLPLLVRKLREHAPDLDIRLLEMLSIQQIAALKEGRIDIGFGRLPHSDPNVAGTVLRKERLVAALPPGNPLAHGAEPVALAELAGQTLIVYPKEPRPSYADFVFGLFTGAAIRPGEVQEVREIQTALGLVAAEAGLCIIPSSARQMRSDVHYRPISDPGALSPVILSHRMGDSSDQLKLVRALIRDMYAENPAWLGQDSVIGPEDEGPAGP
- the deoC gene encoding deoxyribose-phosphate aldolase, yielding MNDARNPGTPLTPDWFEGVTVNRSAAERRTAQIPARRSVKKDHQAAWLIHAIRCIDLTTLAGDDTAERVRRLCAKARQPVRPDIQAALGLAEERIATAAVCVYPTMVPHAVAALAGSGIPVASVATGFPAGLMPLPLRLAEIRWCVEQGAAEIDIVITREHALRGDWPALYDEIAAMREACGDAHMKAILATGELGSLTTVHAASMVAMQAGADFIKTSTGKETENATLPVALTMIRALRDYQGRTGHAVGFKPAGGLRSAKEAMVWLSLIREELGLRAMQPDLFRIGASSMLGDIERQLEHHVTGRYAAQSHHPIG